AAGACAGCGGTACAGGTGTGGCTTTCACAAGAGATCCAAACACTGGTGAAAAGAAATATTACGGTGAATTTCTCACCAACGCACAAGGAGAAGATGTCGTTGCCGGTATAAGAACTCCAAAAAGTTTGGATGAGTTGAAAAATATCAATCCTAAAGTATATAACCAATTACTTGAGGTTATGGATAAATTGGAGACACATTTTAGGGACATGCAAGATATAGAATTTACAGTTGAAAGAGGTCAATTATATTTGCTTCAAACAAGAAATGGAAAGAGAACTGCTGCTGCGGCTGTTAAAATTGCGGTAGATATGGTTAAAGAAGGTCTCATAAACAAACAAGAAGCAGTGATGAGAGTTAAACCGGCAGATATAGAAAAATTATTACATCCTATTTTCGATCCCGAAGAATTAAAAAATGCCCAGTACATTGGAAAAGGATTACCCGCATCTCCTGGTGCTGCTACAGGAAAGATTGTTTTTAGCGCAGACGATGCCGAAAAGCTGGCAAAAGATGGTGAAAAAGTAATTCTTGCTAGACCCGAAACATCCCCTGAAGATGTTGGCGGTATGAACGTTGCAGAAGGAATACTAACTTCACGTGGAGGAATGACTTCTCATGCTGCCGTCGTTGCTAGAGGAATGGGTAAAACAGCTGTTGTTGGAGCAGAAGATATAGTCATTGATTTAAAAAATAAAGTTATAAAATCTAATGGAGTAGAATTAAAGGAAGGCGATTGGATTTCCATCGATGGAAATGAAGGAAAAGTTTACGCTGGAAAGATCAAAACAGTTAGACCAGAAGGGTTAGCAGGTGATATTTCTGTATTGCTTGAGTACGCAGATGAAGTTTCAGTTTTAGGGGTCAGAGCAAACGCAGATATTCCAAGAGATGCGAAAGTTGCAAGGGAATTCGGTGCTCAAGGAATTGGACTTTGTAGAACAGAACACATGTTCTTTGGGCCAGAAAGAATAAACAAGATGAGAACTATGATCGTTTCAAAAACAGAAGAACAAAGAAGAGCAGCGTTAGAGCAACTTTTACCATTTCAAAGATCCGACTTCAAAGGATTGTTTGAAGAAATGGAAGGATTTTCTGTTACAATAAGGCTTTTGGATCCACCTCTTCATGAATTTGTTCCAGAAAGCGATGAACAAATAAAAGAAGTTGCAAAAATGATTGGAATCAGTGAAGACGAATTAAGGAGCATAGTTAAAGATTTAGAAGAATTCAACCCCATGATGGGTCACAGAGGTGTAAGATTAGCCATAACTTACCCAGAAATAGCAGAGATGCAAACAAAAGCAATAATTTTAGCCGCTATAGACATGATAAAAGAAGGCAAAAAGGTACAACCAGAAATAATGATCCCATTAGTTGGAAATGTTAAAGAGCTTACCATCCTTAAAGAATCTATCAAAAAGATCGCTGACGAATTAATAAAAGAAAACAACGTAGA
This DNA window, taken from Petrotoga mexicana DSM 14811, encodes the following:
- the ppdK gene encoding pyruvate, phosphate dikinase, which encodes MGKKYVYVWNKNRVEGNSKMKDILGGKGANLAEMASLGLPVPPGFTISAEVCKYYWDNNKKFPEDLKSTVEEAMRELENVTGKKFGDNENPLLVSVRSGAAISMPGMMDTILNLGLNDESVEGLAKLTNNERFAWDSYRRFIQMFGDVALGIPHEKFEDALNEVKNKKGVKQDLELDANDLKKVVELYKKLYKEEGKEFPQDPMKQLWIAIEAVFGSWNNPRAIKYRQINEMDKQGLLGTAVNVVAMVFGNMGEDSGTGVAFTRDPNTGEKKYYGEFLTNAQGEDVVAGIRTPKSLDELKNINPKVYNQLLEVMDKLETHFRDMQDIEFTVERGQLYLLQTRNGKRTAAAAVKIAVDMVKEGLINKQEAVMRVKPADIEKLLHPIFDPEELKNAQYIGKGLPASPGAATGKIVFSADDAEKLAKDGEKVILARPETSPEDVGGMNVAEGILTSRGGMTSHAAVVARGMGKTAVVGAEDIVIDLKNKVIKSNGVELKEGDWISIDGNEGKVYAGKIKTVRPEGLAGDISVLLEYADEVSVLGVRANADIPRDAKVAREFGAQGIGLCRTEHMFFGPERINKMRTMIVSKTEEQRRAALEQLLPFQRSDFKGLFEEMEGFSVTIRLLDPPLHEFVPESDEQIKEVAKMIGISEDELRSIVKDLEEFNPMMGHRGVRLAITYPEIAEMQTKAIILAAIDMIKEGKKVQPEIMIPLVGNVKELTILKESIKKIADELIKENNVDLEYKIGTMIEVPRACVVADQIGAEADFFSFGTNDLTQLGLGFSRDDYGKFIGDYIEKGIYEKDPFQQIDREGVGRLIKLALDGGRSTNPKLKVGICGEHGGDPDSIEFAHLVGLDYVSCSPYRVPVARLAAAQAAVNYKRGKTVNY